The following coding sequences lie in one Chiroxiphia lanceolata isolate bChiLan1 chromosome 19, bChiLan1.pri, whole genome shotgun sequence genomic window:
- the LOC116796276 gene encoding GTP-binding protein Rhes-like, giving the protein MSLVVKEKNHVRLVFLGAAGVGKTSLIRRFLMDTFEPKHRRTVEELHSKEYEVCGATVKVEILDTSGSYSFPAMRKLSIQNSDAFALVYAVDDAESFESVKSLREEILEVKEDKFPPIVVVGNKAESGGERQVPVEDALSLVELDWNSRFVETSAKDNENVLEVFRELLQQANLPSRLSPALCKRRETLPKEQALRPPMNKTNSCSVC; this is encoded by the coding sequence ATGTCCCTGGTGGTGAAGGAGAAAAACCACGTCCGGTTGGTCTTCTTGGGAGCTGCCGGCGTGGGCAAGACATCCCTCATCCGCCGCTTCCTGATGGACACCTTCGAGCCCAAGCACCGGCGCACGGTGGAGGAGCTGCACAGCAAGGAGTACGAGGTGTGTGGGGCCACGGTCAAGGTGGAAATCCTGGACACCAGCGGCAGCTACTCCTTCCCGGCCATGAGGAAGCTCTCGATCCAGAACAGCGACGCCTTCGCCCTGGTCTACGCCGTGGATGACGCCGAGTCCTTCGAGAGCGTGAAGAGCCTGCGGGAGGAGATCCTGGAGGTGAAGGAGGACAAGTTCCCCCCCATCGTGGTGGTCGGCAACAAGGCGGAGAGCGGCGGCGAGCGGCAGGTGCCGGTGGAGGACGCCCTGTCGCTGGTGGAGCTGGACTGGAACAGCCGCTTTGTGGAGACGTCGGCCAAGGACAACGAGAACgtcctggaggtgttcagggagctgctgcagcaagcCAACCTGCCCAGCCGGCTCAGCCCTGCGCTCTGCAAGAGGAGGGAGACCCTGCCCAAGGAGCAGGCGCTCAGGCCGCCCATGAACAAGACCAACAGCTGCTCCGTGTGCTGA
- the SEC14L1 gene encoding SEC14-like protein 1: MVQKYQSPVRVYKHPFELIMAAYERRFPTCPLIPMFVASDTVNEYKSEDEAIHVIERRCKLDIDAPRLLKKIAGVDYVYFVQKNSLNRRERTLHIEAYNETFSNRVIINEHCSYTVHPDNEDWTCFEQSASLDIKSFFGFESTVEKIAMKQYTSNIKKGKEIIEYYLKQLEEEGITFVPRWTPPVTCKSESSTSHTRRPVSPAINIPESATKEGLNNKEILNTSSSPSEPTAGTPDDKLDADYIKRYLGDLTPMQESCLIRLRQWLQETHKGKIPKDEHILRFLRARDFNIDKAREILCQSLTWRKQHQVDYILDTWNPPQVLQDYYAGGWHHHDKDGRPLYVLRLGQMDTKGLVRALGEEALLRYVLSINEEGLRRCEENTKVFGRPISSWTCLVDLEGLNMRHLWRPGVKALLRIIEVVEANYPETLGRLLILRAPRVFPVLWTLVSPFIDDNTRKKFLIYAGNDYQGPGGLLDYIDKEIIPDFLGGECMCEVPEGGLVPKSLYRTAEELENEDIKLWTETIYQSASVFKGAPHEVLIQIVDASSVITWDFDVCKGDIVFNIFHSKRAPQPPKKDSLGAHSITSPGGNNVQLIDKVWQLGRDYSMVESPLICKEGESVQGSHVTRWPGFYILQWKFHNMPACATTNLPRVDDVLASLQVSSHKCKVMYYTEVIGSEDFRGSMTSLESSHSGFSQLSAATTSSSQSHSSSMISR, from the exons GCATATGAAAGAAGGTTTCCTACGTGTCCTCTGATCCCTATGTTTGTAGCCAGTGACACTGTAAACGAGTACAAGAGTGAGGATGAAGCCATCCATGTGATAGAGCGGCGCTGTAAGCTGGACATCGATGCACCGCGGCTCCTGAAAAAG ATTGCAGGAGTGGATTATGTCTACTTTGTCCAGAAGAACTCTTTGAACAGACGAGAGAGGACTTTGCATATAGAAGCCTACAATGAAACCTTCTCTAATAGAGTCATCATTAACGAGCACTGCTCTTACACA GTCCATCCTGACAATGAAGACTGGACGTGTTTTGAACAGTCAGCAAGTCTGGATATCAaatctttttttggttttgaaagcaCAGTGGAAAAGATTGCCATGAAGCAATACACCAGCAATATTAAAAAG ggaaaagaaataatagaatACTACctgaagcagctggaggaagaaggaataaCTTTTGTTCCTCGCTGGACTCCTCCTGTCACATGTAAATCAGagagcagcacatcccacacAAGGAGACCAGTTTCACCTGCTATTAATATACCAGAGTCTGCCACAAAGGAGGGCTTGAACAACAAGGAGATCCTCAacacctccagcagcccctcGGAGCCCACTGCAGGAACACCAGATG ACAAACTAGACGCAGACTACATCAAGAGGTACCTGGGGGACCTGACCCCGATGCAGGAGAGCTGCCTCATCCGGCTgaggcagtggctgcaggagaCGCACAAAGGCAAA ATCCCAAAGGATGAGCACATTTTAAGATTCCTGCGTGCCCGGGACTTCAACATTGATAAAGCAAGAGAGATCCTTTGCCAGTCGCTGACGTGGCGTAAGCAGCACCAGGTGGACTATATTCTGGACACCTGGAACCCTCCACAAGTGCTCCAGGATTACTATGCAGGAGGCTGGCATCACCATGACAAAG ACGGTCGCCCGCTGTACGTGCTGAGGTTGGGACAGATGGACACCAAAGGTTTAGTGAGAGCTCTGGGGGAAGAGGCCCTGCTTCGATAC GTTCTTTCAATAAATGAAGAAGGACTGAGGCGATGTGAGGAGAATACAAAAGTATTTGGCAGGCCAATAAG CTCCTGGACCTGTCTAGTAGATCTGGAAGGCTTGAACATGAGGCATTTATGGAGACCTGGTGTCAAGGCCTTGCTGAGAATCATTGAGGTGGTTGAAGCCAATTATCCTGAGACTTTGGGTCGTCTTCTTATCCTAAGAGCACCTCGAGTATTCCCAGTTCTCTGGACACTG gTTAGTCCATTCATTGATGACAACACTAGAAAGAAATTCCTTATTTATGCTGGAAATGACTACCAGGGTCCTGGGGGACTGTTGGATTACATCGATAAAGAAATTATCCCTGATTTCCTTGGTGGAGAGTGCATG TGTGAAGTACCAGAGGGTGGGCTGGTTCCCAAGTCCCTCTACCGGACAGCAGAAGAGTTGGAAAATGAAGACATAAAGCTTTGGACTGAAACAATCTACCAGTCTGCAAGTGTCTTCAAAGGAGCTCCACATGAG GTTCTCATTCAGATCGTGGATGCCTCATCTGTGATCACGTGGGACTTTGACGTGTGCAAGGGCGACATCGTTTTTAACATCTTCCATTCCAAAAgggccccacagccccccaagAAGGACTCTCTGGGAGCCCACAGCATTACATCTCCTGGTGGGAACAACGTCCAGTTGATAGACAAAGTCTGGCAGTTGGGGCGTGACTACAGCATGGTGGAGTCTCCCCTGATCTGCAAGGAAGGGGAGAGTGTGCAG GGCTCCCACGTGACCAGGTGGCCTGGTTTCTATATTCTGCAGTGGAAGTTCCACAACATGCCTGCCTGTGCTACAACCAACCTGCCTCGTGTGGATGATGTATTGGCATCTCTACAGGTGTCCTCTCACAAATGTAAAGTGATGTACTATACAGAAGTGATAGGATCTGAAGATTTCAG GGGATCTATGACCAGCCTTGAATCAAGCCACAGTGGATTCTCCCAGCTCAGTGCTGCCACCACCTCCTCTAGCCAGTCCCATTCCAGCTCCATGATTTCCAGGTAG